The window GTCACGTCCTGATGAACAGGGCTCTGCCCGAACAGCGACTGATAATTCTTCAAATAATGTGCGCTTATTCCGCCTATCTGGGCATCTTCAGAAGTAATCCCGGGAGGACTTAACTGAAAGATCACGGGATTACTATCACTGCCGGCAATCTGCCAGGTTAAATAAAGCGTATCACCAGCTGCATTGCGGTAAACAGAGGTATAGGTAGCCACAATATCATCGGTTGCACCGGTCTTGCGCCACAGCATCTCACTTCCCGATGTCTTGCCCTCGGCCTTCAGCTCATCCAGAATAGCGTAAGCATCCTTCCCTAAATTAGCCTGGAAAGGCGATGTCTCCATACCTTCGGCCAGATTATAGCCTCCCAGCAGGGTATCGGGAAGCTTCTCCTGGACACCCTGCTGCTGCAGGGCCGTTTTCCATGCCTCTAACGGAATAAGCAGCGGATTAGTGATGCCGAAGACAACAGGTGTCCCCTCTACCTCCAGGTCATAATCCCGAAGATATACGACGGCTGTTTCCCCGGGACTTAATTGTGCTTTTACTTGCTGCAGGGAACCACGGATCTTCGCCACATCCTCTTGCTTGAACTCCAGCTGCTGCTCTGTCCGGTTGCTGATAGACAGCTTACCGTGATCAAAGAACAGCTGCTTGCCCCCGGCATAGCCGAATCCACACACCAAGATAAGGATAAGTGTAACCAAGATGTACTTGGGCATTTTACTTTTTTTGAACATCAATGATTTTCCCCTTTGTTGCATCACCTGCTGCCTGTATTCCGCCATTATCCGGACATCCAGATCGGAAGGACACTTCCGGGAATCCCGTTCGAACTCCTCTGCCAGCTGCTTCTCAATAGACAAAGCCATCCCCCTCCTTTCGTACATCCTGCCCGTCGAACCTATGGCGTAATTGCTTAAGCGCATGATGATGCCTGGATTTTACAGTGCCTAACGGAATCTTCAAGAGCCTGGAGATTTCCTCTAGAGAACAATCCTGATAATAGCGGAGGACGATAACCTCCTTCAGCTTGAGCGGTAACGTCTGGAGGAGCAGCAGTAATTCCAGCTGGTCATCCAGCGCTCTAAACTGCATCTCTGCGGCAGAACCTGCCGACCTCTGAGTGCTGAGCTTCAGCTTCTCCGTAATCCGAAAGAGACGCCATTCCTTCCGCTTCCAGCCCCGCACCTGCCTGACAATCAAACCGCTGAACCATGAGCCGAAATTCTGCTGCGGATCATACTTATGCACACTTCTAAAAAGCTCAAGATACACC of the Paenibacillus pedocola genome contains:
- a CDS encoding sigma-70 family RNA polymerase sigma factor; the encoded protein is MKDLDLTPWLIRMSQGDEQAFQIVYEATRDHAYRFISYLAPRPQDAGDIMSEVYLELFRSVHKYDPQQNFGSWFSGLIVRQVRGWKRKEWRLFRITEKLKLSTQRSAGSAAEMQFRALDDQLELLLLLQTLPLKLKEVIVLRYYQDCSLEEISRLLKIPLGTVKSRHHHALKQLRHRFDGQDVRKEGDGFVY